A stretch of the Gossypium hirsutum isolate 1008001.06 chromosome D07, Gossypium_hirsutum_v2.1, whole genome shotgun sequence genome encodes the following:
- the LOC107954567 gene encoding protein RGF1 INDUCIBLE TRANSCRIPTION FACTOR 1 produces the protein MLISSHLPRWLQVLLTEKFFNACIIHEEAKKNEKNVYCLDCCISICPHCLSPHSSHRLLQIRRYVYHDVIRLDDATKLMDCASVQSYIINSAKVIFINQRPQTRQFRGSGNFCTTCDRCLQHPYLFCSLSCKIDNLLRTEYGLSKFLYDCNYLPLPDVGLDDGLVTPEWVLEPSGSTKTSSGSDGYGEEAWCRALSCTATTEIVRKKRSSLTCPSVSGSLMNRRKKPPHRAPLY, from the exons ATG TTGATTTCTTCTCATTTACCTCGTTGGCTTCAAGTTCTTCTGACTGAGAAATTCTTTAATGCTTGTATAATTCATGAAGAGgccaagaaaaatgaaaagaacgTCTATTGCTTGGACTGTTGTATTAGTATCTGCCCTCACTGCTTGTCCCCTCACAGCTCTCACAGGCTCCTACAG ATAAGAAGGTATGTCTATCACGATGTTATAAGGTTGGATGATGCAACTAAGTTGATGGACTGTGCCTCTGTCCAA TCATACATAATAAACAGTGCAAAAGTGATATTTATAAACCAAAGGCCACAGACAAGGCAGTTCAGAGGCTCCGGCAACTTCTGCACCACATGCGACAGATGCCTGCAACACCCATATCTCTTTTGCTCTCTCTCCTGCAAG ATTGATAATCTATTAAGAACAGAATACGGGCTTTCCAAGTTCCTATATGATTGCAATTATTTGCCATTACCTGACGTGGGTTTGGATGATGGTTTGGTGACACCCGAGTGGGTCCTCGAGCCGTCTGGTTCGACCAAAACCTCTTCCGGGTCTGATGGATACGGTGAAGAAGCGTGGTGCAGGGCACTTTCTTGCACTGCTACCACAGAGATTGTGAGAAAAAAGAGGAGTAGCTTAACCTGCCCTTCAGTATCCGGGAGTTTGATGAACCGGAGAAAGAAACCTCCACATCGGGCTCCACTCTACTGA